In Capricornis sumatraensis isolate serow.1 chromosome 2, serow.2, whole genome shotgun sequence, the DNA window CAGGCAACAGGCGCAGGAAGAGAACGAGGCGCGCGAGTTACAGCTGCTCTACGGCACCGCCGAGGGCCTGGCGCTGGCCGCCGCCAATGGCATCATCCCGCCGCGACCGGCCTACGAGGTCTTTGGCTCTGTGTGCGCAGCCGACGGCGGGGGGCCGGGAGCAGGAACGCCCGCGGGGACCGGGGGCGGCGCAGCGGGCGCGGGGAGCTCAGGTgaggagaggggagcagggacGGGTCCAGGGGTGCGAGGCCTTAGGGACTTGATCTCGGTACTGAAAGAGTAGAATCCCGTTCTCCAAATGCCCCAACTGCTGGAGTTGGCCGCGCACCCAGCTCCTAATTTGGGGCATAAACACACAAaactctcctttctcctctttctgaaGCATTTGCTCTATTCCTTTCTCCCACCGCAGGCCCCAAAGTAAAGGTTTTAATCTTATCGCCTCTACCCAAACGCAGGGATGTCTCAGCTTCCTTGGTTAGTTCACTGGGTCATATCCCCTGCGCGAAAACCCACGCGTcttatcttttccttctttcagcgCTTCTCCACGTGCCGAAGATTCCCaacaccgccccccccccgccccgccctcgcCCCTCTCCTTCCCAACTCTCTTCAGAAATTCCAGTCTCCAaatctcctccccctccccgcttGTTTTTCTCTAGGTATTGAAGACGCCGAATTCCTTTTAAACCCCTCAGTTCCCCGGGCGAgattccttttcttctgttcCGTGTTCCCCGATCAACCGCCCTACTCCTTTTTTCCAGCTTCTTTCCCCAGTCGTCCCCCTTTTCTGAGTATGCgctctctcccttctctcaatcccctttcctcttccctctctacCCCCAGTCCAGCCCTACTCGTTTTGAGACTCCTTAGGCTGTTTTGGTAGGGCTGGGAATTTGGCCGGGGTTGAGGGGTCGGGCAGGGAGTGTCTCACCTTCCAGCTTGGGAGGGAAGAACTTCTTAGCTCTTGATTTTGGAAAGGATGGATTAAAACGGAGGCTCTACTTTTGCCTGTAGAGAAGCTTGGAATCTTATAAACGCCCAAAGTACCTTCCCTTACAGGCTGTGCTGCCCAGGGCCAGAGACCACCCAGGGCTGGCTTGGCTCTTGGAATCACAGGGATAGAGTGAGGCCTTCTTTACAGCGTGGTGGTATAGGTGTGAGTTGTGTTGGCTGCTTTTTGAACTCTGGGTCAGGCCACTTCTCCAGAGCAGAGCAAGACTAGAAAGAGTGAAGATGTTAGGCACAGTCGTAGGAAGAGGGTCACTGGACATTGAGTTTACAGGGCATAGGTGGTTGGGATTCTGGGTACAGAAAGACTGTGCTCTGACAGCCTGGAAAGAGAGGTAGGCCTACAGGAGTTCAGAGGGGAAGGAATGCTGAAGCAAAAAGACGGGCTTTGGAGCCCAGTGAATGAGGGTTGTGGGGCTCAGAGGGAAAGGAAGCTGAGATCCAAAGGGCTCAGGTGCCACAGGGTGCAGTTATTTCCGTGCTAACCCCTCCTTACATACCCCTTTCTCCCCTCCTAGAGGCCAAGTTACAGAAGTTTGACTTGTTCCCCAAGACGCTGCTTCAGGCAGGCCGCCCAGGCAGCCCGCAGCCGCAGCCGGGAAAGCCCTTATCACCCGACGGCGCGGACTCGGGTCCTGGGACATCGTCCCCAGAGGTGCGGCCAGGCTCGGGCTCGGAGAACGGCGACGGCGAGTCCTTTTCGGGGTCACCCCTGGCCCGGGCCTCCAAGGAGGCAGGTGGCAGCTGCCCAGGTAGTGCTGGCCCCGGAGGTGGCGGCGAGGAGGACAGCCCAGGATCCGCCAGCCCTTTGGGTTCAGAATCCGGTTCCGAGGCCGACAAAGAAGAGGCGGAGGCCTCGCCTGCGCCAGGGCTGGGCGGAGGCCCGGGTCCACGGCAGCGGACGCCGTTGGACATCTTGACGCGCGTCTTCCCGGGCCACAGGAGGGGCGTCCTGGAGCTGGTGTTGCAGGGCTGCGGCGGCGACGTGGTGCAGGCCATCGAGCAGGTGCTCAACCACCACCGCGGGGGCCTGGCGGCCGGCCTCGGCCCCACCGTGCCTCCAGACAAGGCCGCAGTGGGGGCGGTAGGCGCCGCGGACGACACGTGGCCAGGCCGCGTGGACGCCGCGGCCGCTGGGGGCCCGGGGCTCCCCGCGCCGCTGCAGGCGGGCCCCGCCGCACCTCCGCACCACAGACCTTTGCTGGCCGGCGCCATGGCGCCCGGGGCTCTGGGCTCGCTGAGCAGCCGCTCGGCCTTCTCGCCACTGCAGCCCAACGCCAGTCACTTCGGCGCCGACGCCGGCGCCTACCCGCTGGGCGCGCCGCTCGGCCTCAGCCCCCTGCGCCTGGCCtactcggcggcggcggcgcacaGCCGCGGCCTGGCCTTCATGGCTCCCTACTCCACCGCTGGCCTGGTGCCCACCCTCGGCTTCCGCCCGCCCATGGACTACGCCTTCAGCGATCTCATGCGCGACCGCTCGGCCGCTGCCGCTGCTGTGCACAAGGAGCCGACCTACGGCGGCGGCCTCTACGGGCCCATGGTCAACGGCGCCCCTGAGAAGCAGTAGGGCCGTCGGCC includes these proteins:
- the DMRTA2 gene encoding doublesex- and mab-3-related transcription factor A2; this encodes MELRSELPSVPGAATAAATATGPPVASVASVAAAAAAAASLPVSVAGGLLRAPPLLLRAAEKYPRTPKCARCRNHGVVSALKGHKRYCRWKDCLCAKCTLIAERQRVMAAQVALRRQQAQEENEARELQLLYGTAEGLALAAANGIIPPRPAYEVFGSVCAADGGGPGAGTPAGTGGGAAGAGSSEAKLQKFDLFPKTLLQAGRPGSPQPQPGKPLSPDGADSGPGTSSPEVRPGSGSENGDGESFSGSPLARASKEAGGSCPGSAGPGGGGEEDSPGSASPLGSESGSEADKEEAEASPAPGLGGGPGPRQRTPLDILTRVFPGHRRGVLELVLQGCGGDVVQAIEQVLNHHRGGLAAGLGPTVPPDKAAVGAVGAADDTWPGRVDAAAAGGPGLPAPLQAGPAAPPHHRPLLAGAMAPGALGSLSSRSAFSPLQPNASHFGADAGAYPLGAPLGLSPLRLAYSAAAAHSRGLAFMAPYSTAGLVPTLGFRPPMDYAFSDLMRDRSAAAAAVHKEPTYGGGLYGPMVNGAPEKQ